A genomic stretch from Halogranum gelatinilyticum includes:
- a CDS encoding DUF7269 family protein, translating to MRRPRVSARTAVFAGVGVAVVAVAVGLVVAPDRLLALPVLSAVVEALADVDPGQALLVVAAVVALFVLWLVRSRGSAPDDAFDRLVATPPESVSTGAVVAGRQFDDQFAAAGASRDRWAESGARTHLRHTAVDVVALTEGTEDATRAVDRGTWTDDRLAAATLAGVDGPRPPLWARLRHWLDPESERERRLRRTVAALEARLEADR from the coding sequence ATGCGTCGGCCGCGCGTCTCGGCACGGACTGCCGTCTTCGCCGGTGTCGGCGTCGCCGTCGTCGCCGTCGCCGTCGGTCTCGTCGTCGCCCCCGACCGGCTACTCGCCCTCCCGGTACTCTCGGCAGTCGTCGAGGCTCTCGCGGACGTCGACCCCGGCCAGGCACTGCTCGTCGTCGCGGCCGTCGTGGCCCTGTTCGTCCTCTGGCTCGTCCGGAGCCGCGGCTCCGCCCCCGACGACGCCTTCGACCGCCTGGTGGCGACGCCGCCGGAGAGCGTCTCGACCGGGGCGGTCGTCGCCGGTCGGCAGTTCGACGACCAGTTCGCAGCCGCGGGGGCGAGCCGCGACCGCTGGGCGGAGAGTGGCGCACGGACCCACCTCCGACACACCGCCGTCGACGTGGTCGCGCTGACGGAGGGGACCGAGGACGCGACACGCGCCGTCGACCGCGGGACGTGGACCGACGACCGGCTCGCGGCGGCGACGCTGGCGGGGGTCGACGGCCCGCGGCCGCCACTGTGGGCGCGTCTGCGGCATTGGCTCGACCCCGAAAGCGAACGCGAGCGGCGGCTCCGGCGGACGGTCGCCGCGCTCGAAGCCCGACTGGAGGCCGACCGATGA
- a CDS encoding transglutaminaseTgpA domain-containing protein — protein sequence MADRNPFSDVGGREYGRIALVCSCVVALVLAASLVPALAGDAPADSLVFVEGEGSGSDGVGSLDGAHRPQLGALNAANRTDVGGSLADDNGSLRSLSPEVHFTVRSTSAGYWRTGSYDRYTGSGWEQTGAVRPTDGRVDVAGLGDREVQYEVRLNRSATSLPTVWIPQRVDAGDADLLVTDGGAVRADEPVPAGTTYTGTSVRPPSDPDVLRTSGRDYPAAVETRYTRLPDSTPERLTTFTDELTAGARSPYEEAVRIERWLEANKTYSLDASHDGGDVADQFVFEMDAGYCEYFATTMTAMLRSQGVPARYVVGYSTGQATGENAYTVRGMNAHAWVEVYFADVGWVRFDPTPGSERLNAEQQAFEAAGESGSYDGVEEGSPGETFSANDSASGDESTNPPDGAENGTQNGTGTGSAADGTSGSGSEPTAGTPSGGGSAGDGDESESGSESSQSDGESDGDSSSENSVDDDADPSSGYAIDLNTTPVPGASVAVTVTNDGDPAERVEVFFNDASVGRTDANGTVVATVPYTENLTVSIGAADVERRAAVGSVPGVGILDDDRRFALSSDTTVVLQQDAAANESNTSRSYRLETNATLSVTGERVTGNDVLVTASVSGFPVRDAALTLDGEQVARTNRTGRARVTLPTQPGNVTLAVSRGAVSGRETLSLAELGVRVEPSLPLALPLQPVTVRATLGDRPAAGVNATVAGESVGRTDVDGTLRTDLPLADSAAITVQQYGQTARTGVSGLYLNALLVGLPPLALLAGVVVSAARRGVTARSVLRTLGFLVTRLVRHVLALLVGLAEAVDRLLRRTAVALRRALLALRSLVARRRSLSELLAALRAWLHASLTAARSQATAATRGFVSRGRAVAGDETEQVDTAYRTVREAWTRLLALVSLRDVRTKTPGEIRTHAVDVDGLPAPDVDTLVDVFQSVEYGGREPSDRLAHVEDALDGIERAVERREAAANGAGNAPDDGASAEDGAGGAGGAADAADATDTANESDESDESDDTGGDSPEVRA from the coding sequence ATGGCAGACAGGAACCCCTTCTCCGACGTCGGCGGCCGCGAGTACGGGCGGATCGCCCTCGTCTGTTCGTGCGTCGTCGCGCTCGTCCTCGCGGCCTCGCTGGTTCCTGCGCTCGCCGGTGACGCCCCCGCCGACTCGCTCGTCTTCGTCGAGGGCGAGGGCAGCGGTAGCGACGGTGTCGGCAGCCTCGACGGTGCCCACCGCCCGCAGCTCGGCGCGCTCAACGCTGCTAACCGGACCGACGTGGGCGGGTCGCTCGCGGACGACAACGGCTCGCTGCGCTCGCTGAGTCCCGAGGTCCACTTCACCGTCCGGAGCACCAGCGCGGGCTACTGGCGGACCGGCTCGTACGACCGCTACACCGGTAGCGGCTGGGAGCAGACCGGTGCCGTCCGCCCGACTGACGGCCGCGTCGACGTCGCGGGGCTGGGCGACCGCGAGGTCCAGTACGAGGTCCGGCTCAACCGCTCTGCGACGTCGCTGCCGACGGTTTGGATCCCCCAGCGCGTCGACGCTGGCGACGCGGACCTGCTCGTCACCGACGGCGGCGCGGTCCGCGCCGACGAGCCGGTCCCCGCCGGGACGACGTACACCGGCACGAGCGTCCGGCCGCCGAGCGACCCCGACGTCCTCCGCACGAGCGGCCGCGACTACCCGGCCGCCGTCGAGACGCGGTACACCCGACTGCCCGACTCGACGCCCGAGCGGCTGACGACGTTCACCGACGAGCTGACCGCCGGGGCACGCTCGCCCTACGAGGAGGCCGTCCGCATCGAGCGGTGGCTGGAGGCGAACAAGACCTACTCGCTGGACGCGAGCCACGACGGGGGCGACGTCGCCGACCAGTTCGTCTTCGAGATGGACGCGGGCTACTGCGAATATTTCGCGACGACGATGACCGCCATGCTGCGCTCGCAGGGCGTCCCCGCCCGCTACGTCGTCGGCTACTCCACCGGACAGGCGACGGGCGAGAACGCCTACACCGTCCGCGGGATGAACGCCCACGCGTGGGTCGAGGTCTACTTCGCCGACGTGGGCTGGGTCCGCTTCGACCCGACGCCGGGGTCCGAACGGCTGAACGCCGAACAGCAGGCCTTCGAGGCGGCGGGCGAGTCCGGCAGCTACGACGGAGTCGAAGAAGGCAGCCCCGGCGAGACGTTCTCGGCGAACGACAGCGCGTCGGGCGACGAGAGCACGAACCCACCCGACGGCGCGGAGAACGGCACGCAGAACGGTACGGGAACCGGATCGGCCGCCGACGGAACGTCGGGTAGTGGCAGCGAGCCGACGGCCGGGACGCCCTCCGGCGGTGGCTCCGCTGGCGACGGCGACGAGTCGGAGTCGGGGTCGGAGTCGTCACAGTCGGATGGGGAGTCGGACGGCGACAGTTCCTCGGAGAACTCGGTTGACGACGACGCCGACCCGTCGTCGGGCTACGCAATCGACCTGAACACGACTCCCGTACCGGGCGCGTCGGTCGCGGTCACGGTCACGAACGACGGGGACCCGGCCGAGCGTGTCGAGGTCTTCTTCAACGACGCGTCGGTCGGCCGCACGGACGCCAACGGCACCGTCGTCGCGACGGTCCCCTACACCGAGAACCTGACCGTCTCCATCGGCGCGGCCGACGTGGAACGGCGCGCTGCGGTCGGCTCGGTCCCCGGCGTCGGGATACTCGACGACGACCGGCGGTTCGCGCTATCGTCGGACACAACTGTGGTCCTCCAGCAGGACGCCGCCGCGAACGAGTCGAACACCTCGCGGTCCTACCGGCTGGAGACGAACGCGACGCTCTCGGTCACCGGCGAGCGCGTCACCGGCAACGACGTCCTGGTGACCGCGAGCGTCAGTGGCTTCCCTGTCCGCGACGCGGCTCTCACGCTCGACGGCGAGCAGGTCGCCCGGACGAACCGGACGGGCCGGGCGCGAGTCACGCTCCCGACCCAGCCGGGCAACGTCACCCTCGCGGTCAGCCGTGGGGCGGTCAGCGGCCGGGAGACGCTCTCACTGGCCGAACTCGGCGTGCGCGTCGAGCCGTCCCTGCCGCTCGCGCTCCCGCTCCAGCCCGTCACAGTGCGGGCGACGCTCGGCGACCGCCCCGCCGCTGGCGTGAACGCGACCGTCGCTGGCGAGTCCGTCGGCCGCACGGACGTCGACGGGACGCTCCGCACCGACCTGCCGCTCGCGGACAGCGCGGCCATCACGGTCCAGCAGTACGGCCAGACCGCCCGAACCGGCGTCTCGGGGCTGTATCTCAACGCGTTGCTCGTCGGTCTCCCGCCGCTCGCGCTCCTCGCGGGGGTCGTCGTCTCGGCGGCCCGCCGGGGCGTGACAGCCCGCTCCGTCCTGCGGACGCTCGGCTTCCTCGTCACGCGGCTCGTCCGGCACGTCCTGGCACTGCTCGTCGGTCTCGCGGAGGCCGTCGACCGACTGCTCCGCCGGACGGCCGTCGCCCTCCGGCGGGCACTCCTCGCGCTCCGCTCGCTCGTCGCCCGGCGTCGGTCGCTGTCGGAGCTCCTGGCCGCGCTGCGTGCGTGGCTCCACGCGAGTCTGACCGCCGCACGCTCGCAGGCGACGGCGGCGACGCGAGGGTTCGTCTCCCGCGGACGGGCCGTCGCCGGCGACGAGACCGAACAGGTCGACACTGCCTACCGGACGGTCCGGGAAGCGTGGACACGGCTGCTCGCGCTCGTCAGTCTCCGCGACGTGCGGACCAAGACGCCGGGCGAGATTCGGACCCACGCCGTCGACGTGGACGGTCTCCCCGCCCCCGACGTCGACACGCTGGTCGACGTGTTCCAGTCGGTCGAGTACGGCGGCCGCGAGCCGAGCGACCGGCTGGCGCACGTCGAGGACGCGCTCGACGGCATCGAACGCGCGGTCGAGCGGCGGGAGGCGGCCGCGAACGGCGCGGGCAACGCGCCGGACGACGGCGCGTCCGCGGAGGACGGAGCGGGCGGCGCGGGCGGTGCTGCCGACGCGGCCGACGCGACCGACACGGCCAACGAGTCGGACGAATCGGACGAGTCGGACGACACCGGCGGCGACAGCCCGGAGGTGCGCGCCTGA
- a CDS encoding DUF7501 family protein — translation MSARTATTRNWDTPDACPFCGGHLTDGGAGFIDHIDDNPSCAEEFHDWRSMVASDMSGEWGG, via the coding sequence ATGAGCGCGAGAACAGCTACCACACGGAACTGGGACACACCCGATGCCTGTCCGTTCTGTGGCGGGCATCTGACAGACGGCGGCGCGGGGTTCATCGACCACATCGACGACAATCCGTCGTGTGCCGAGGAGTTCCACGACTGGCGGTCGATGGTCGCCTCCGACATGAGCGGCGAGTGGGGTGGATAG
- a CDS encoding ABC transporter permease produces the protein MSLLPTGFTTLTKREIQRFLRRPKNTFAPPLITNILYFSVFGVILGQRINEIQGIPYILFILPGLVVLGAISNAFENASFSIFHGRWNDYIHEPLTSPLSYTEMVSSYTIAGASRGLIVGVLISIVGAVFTPVGITRPLYLVAFALVITLLFSSIGIIGGLWADDWDDLTMMNQFILRPLVFFGGVFYSIEELPPLLETLSLLNPMVYMVNGIRYGFLGASEVDPNLSLAVLTALTAAVALVNVALFKRGYGLTE, from the coding sequence ATGAGCCTGCTGCCGACCGGCTTCACGACGCTGACGAAGCGGGAGATCCAGCGGTTCCTCCGCCGGCCGAAGAACACCTTCGCGCCGCCGCTCATCACGAACATCCTCTACTTCTCGGTGTTCGGGGTCATCCTCGGCCAGCGCATCAACGAGATTCAGGGCATCCCGTACATCCTCTTTATCCTCCCCGGGCTTGTCGTCCTCGGTGCCATCTCCAACGCCTTCGAGAACGCCTCGTTCAGTATCTTCCACGGTAGATGGAACGACTACATCCACGAGCCGCTGACCTCGCCGCTGTCCTATACGGAGATGGTCTCCTCGTACACCATCGCCGGCGCGTCTCGTGGCCTCATCGTCGGCGTCCTCATCTCCATCGTCGGCGCGGTGTTCACACCGGTCGGCATCACGCGACCGCTCTACCTCGTCGCGTTCGCGCTCGTCATCACGCTGCTGTTCTCCAGTATCGGCATCATCGGCGGTCTCTGGGCCGACGACTGGGACGACCTGACGATGATGAACCAGTTCATTCTCCGACCGCTGGTCTTCTTCGGCGGCGTCTTCTACTCCATCGAGGAGCTGCCGCCGCTGCTGGAGACGCTGTCACTCTTGAACCCGATGGTCTACATGGTCAACGGGATTCGCTACGGCTTCCTCGGCGCGTCGGAGGTCGACCCGAACCTCTCGCTCGCCGTCTTGACGGCACTCACCGCGGCCGTCGCGCTGGTGAACGTCGCGCTGTTCAAGCGTGGCTACGGCTTGACCGAGTAG
- a CDS encoding ABC transporter ATP-binding protein: MTAAIDVTDLRKQYGNVQALDGLSLTVPEGSFFGLLGPNGAGKTTFINILVGLVRKTGGDAQVFGYDVETDYREARDAIGLAPQEFNVDRFFPIKEVLEHKAGYHGIPTAEARERADDVLKRVGIYEKRDTRFDWLSGGMKRRFMLARALITEPDLLILDEPTAGVDVQLRRDLWKLITELNDNGTTILLTTHYIEEAERLCDEVAILDSGRVVDVASPEELMDRGADKITIQFREPLSARPDLTAGNGHIDDVELVDGRLVVTARQGGVVAPDILRELDRAGHEIVDLDISRTSLEEVFVELTEGQSANIGGGQ, encoded by the coding sequence ATGACTGCCGCGATAGACGTCACAGATCTCCGCAAACAGTACGGCAACGTCCAGGCGCTCGACGGCCTGTCGCTGACCGTCCCCGAGGGTTCTTTCTTCGGTCTTCTCGGTCCCAACGGCGCGGGCAAGACGACGTTCATCAACATCCTCGTCGGGCTGGTCCGCAAGACCGGCGGCGACGCGCAGGTCTTCGGCTACGACGTCGAGACCGACTACCGCGAGGCGCGCGACGCCATCGGGCTCGCCCCCCAGGAGTTCAACGTCGACCGCTTCTTCCCCATCAAAGAGGTACTGGAGCACAAGGCGGGCTACCACGGGATTCCGACCGCCGAGGCCCGCGAACGCGCCGACGACGTGCTCAAGCGCGTCGGTATCTACGAGAAGCGCGACACCCGCTTCGACTGGCTCTCCGGCGGGATGAAACGCCGGTTCATGCTCGCCCGAGCACTCATCACCGAACCCGACCTGCTCATCCTCGACGAGCCGACCGCCGGGGTCGACGTCCAGCTCCGCCGTGACCTCTGGAAGCTCATCACCGAACTCAACGACAACGGCACCACGATTCTGCTCACGACCCACTACATCGAGGAGGCCGAACGCCTCTGCGACGAGGTCGCCATCCTCGACTCGGGCCGCGTCGTCGACGTCGCCAGCCCCGAGGAGCTGATGGACCGCGGTGCCGACAAGATCACCATCCAGTTCCGCGAGCCGCTCTCGGCACGCCCCGACCTCACCGCCGGCAACGGCCACATCGACGACGTCGAACTCGTCGACGGTCGGCTCGTCGTCACCGCCCGCCAGGGTGGCGTCGTCGCGCCGGACATCCTCCGCGAACTCGACCGTGCGGGCCACGAAATCGTCGACCTCGACATCTCGCGGACCTCGCTCGAAGAGGTGTTCGTCGAGCTGACCGAGGGGCAGTCCGCGAACATCGGAGGTGGCCAATGA
- a CDS encoding AbrB/MazE/SpoVT family DNA-binding domain-containing protein, which translates to MERRKVQQTGSSTFTISLPKGWACEHGIEPGMQLALRPHDDGSLVIGTGDRHEGTPTVDLTGASSDTVRRTVEACYRLGYDRVALVATDGFDDEPRRAVSRAVNGLSGFEVVDENEGRVTLGCLLATSEVSIDRSVVQLQYVALSTLGDAVSALTADDRDLARHVADRSEDADRRAAVVGRYFERTLRDHETLDELGLTRSTLVDYHVAADQLGSIAAAAESLTEPVQRDVDAPEEWTETTKTLVHRIRSLVEDAVEVLFDGDDPSVAHDVRARAADVADDVDAFDTRLYAAADPAAPAFGVVTDGLATATRQADGLATRAAMASLRRLVSRTGE; encoded by the coding sequence ATGGAGCGTCGCAAGGTCCAACAGACCGGCAGCTCGACGTTCACCATCTCGCTCCCGAAGGGATGGGCCTGCGAACACGGCATCGAACCCGGGATGCAGCTCGCGCTCCGTCCGCACGACGACGGCTCGCTCGTCATCGGCACGGGCGACCGCCACGAGGGGACGCCGACGGTCGACCTCACCGGCGCGTCGTCCGACACCGTCCGCCGGACCGTCGAGGCCTGTTACCGGCTCGGCTACGACCGAGTCGCGCTCGTCGCCACCGACGGCTTCGACGACGAGCCGCGTCGGGCGGTCTCCCGCGCGGTGAACGGACTCTCCGGCTTCGAAGTCGTCGACGAGAACGAGGGCCGCGTCACGCTCGGCTGTCTGCTCGCGACGAGCGAGGTCTCCATCGACCGCTCTGTCGTCCAACTGCAGTACGTCGCGCTCTCGACGCTCGGCGACGCCGTCTCGGCACTGACGGCCGACGACCGAGACCTCGCGCGCCACGTCGCCGACCGCAGCGAGGACGCCGACCGCCGGGCGGCCGTCGTCGGACGCTACTTCGAACGGACGCTCCGAGACCACGAGACGCTGGACGAACTCGGCCTGACGCGCTCGACGTTGGTCGACTATCACGTCGCCGCCGACCAGCTCGGGTCGATTGCCGCGGCGGCCGAGTCGCTCACCGAACCCGTCCAGCGGGACGTCGACGCGCCCGAGGAGTGGACCGAGACGACGAAGACGCTGGTCCACCGGATCCGCTCGCTGGTCGAAGACGCCGTCGAGGTGCTGTTCGACGGCGACGACCCGAGCGTCGCCCACGACGTCCGAGCGCGGGCGGCGGACGTCGCCGACGACGTCGACGCCTTCGATACGCGACTCTACGCCGCCGCCGACCCCGCCGCGCCCGCCTTCGGCGTCGTCACCGACGGGCTGGCGACCGCGACCCGGCAGGCCGACGGTCTCGCCACTCGCGCGGCGATGGCGTCGCTCAGACGGCTGGTCTCCCGCACCGGCGAGTGA
- the pstB gene encoding phosphate ABC transporter ATP-binding protein PstB, translated as MSETNQKPKTTENDPTKTVQQPQTVSGESDERVREEWRNYEFDGDAKLAVEDLDVYYGDDHALKNVSMDIPENSVTALIGPSGCGKSTFLRCLNRMNDRVKTARIDGSVALDGEEIYQDGVNLVELRKRVGMVFQSPNPFPKSIRENIAYGPSKHGDIETGLLARLLGRSNEDERDELVETCLRDAALWDEVRDRLDDNALGLSGGQQQRLCIARCLSVDPDVILMDEPASALDPIATSKIEDLIDDLSQDYTVVIVTHNMQQAARISDQTAVFLTGGELVEYGATDQVFEEPQSQRVEDYISGKFG; from the coding sequence ATGAGCGAAACCAACCAGAAACCGAAGACAACGGAGAACGACCCGACGAAGACGGTACAGCAGCCGCAGACGGTCAGCGGCGAGAGCGACGAGCGCGTCCGCGAAGAGTGGCGCAACTACGAGTTCGACGGCGACGCGAAGCTCGCTGTCGAGGATCTGGACGTCTACTACGGCGACGACCACGCGCTCAAGAACGTCTCGATGGACATCCCCGAAAACAGCGTCACCGCGCTCATCGGGCCGTCGGGCTGTGGGAAGTCCACCTTCCTGCGCTGTCTCAACCGGATGAACGACCGGGTGAAGACCGCCCGTATCGACGGGTCGGTCGCACTCGACGGCGAGGAGATCTACCAGGACGGCGTCAACCTCGTCGAACTCCGCAAGCGCGTCGGCATGGTGTTTCAGTCGCCGAATCCCTTCCCGAAGTCGATCCGGGAGAACATCGCCTACGGGCCGAGCAAGCACGGCGACATCGAGACGGGGCTGCTCGCCAGACTCCTCGGCCGGTCCAACGAGGACGAGCGGGACGAACTCGTGGAGACCTGCCTCCGCGACGCCGCACTCTGGGACGAGGTGCGGGACCGACTCGACGACAACGCGCTCGGTCTCTCGGGCGGCCAGCAACAGCGGCTCTGTATCGCCCGCTGTCTCTCGGTCGACCCGGACGTCATCCTGATGGACGAGCCCGCCTCGGCGCTCGACCCCATCGCCACCTCGAAGATCGAGGACCTCATCGACGACCTCTCACAGGACTACACGGTCGTCATCGTCACGCACAACATGCAGCAGGCCGCCCGCATCTCCGACCAGACGGCCGTCTTCCTCACGGGCGGCGAACTCGTCGAGTACGGGGCGACCGACCAGGTGTTCGAGGAACCGCAGAGTCAGCGCGTCGAAGACTACATCTCCGGGAAGTTCGGGTGA
- the pstA gene encoding phosphate ABC transporter permease PstA yields the protein MATSTGRLVREENSTTGLVAAGAVALAALLFAVSLAALFEVLTLTDPIAGIPVVSLLGGLLLLLGGAVVVFGVGSRLGAVETEPLPTAGLVAGVAFGLLWFTIGALVASQTLGLGTVGWVLSALVLGVAAFLVATVTREDIGSTLPAGTLTAFAGLVFLTDTIGPSWVWNLGFEQSASFTAEFAVPVLTLFCALLSGWAAAKAYGGFGARGRHTGAYLLVYLNAISIVGVLFVLLAFTIVKGLPGLVGGFAVGPGVGPESTVVLFGQQLSFTWPVYLPFVMNGVGLTNEFNGVLPAIVGTIWLVVGAVLFAVPLGIGAAVFLTEYAERGRFTQVVEVATNGLWSTPSIVFGLFGFAFLIPRFGNGKSLLSGMITLGFMLLPLVVITSREAMLAVPDEYRDASAALGVSKWQTIRSVVLPAALPGVVTGIILGVGRIAGETAPILLVMAGGVFVPGNQTADVVGGFQFTGSPPFVANPVLLEATSALPYQLYALITAGVGASGNIANPDEFKWATALVLLVVVLSFYAVGIGARYYFRRKLNQ from the coding sequence ATGGCGACGTCGACCGGGAGGCTCGTCCGCGAGGAGAACTCCACGACGGGTCTCGTCGCCGCGGGTGCAGTCGCGCTCGCCGCACTACTGTTCGCCGTCTCGCTCGCCGCGCTGTTCGAAGTGCTCACGCTCACCGACCCCATCGCGGGCATCCCTGTCGTCTCGCTGCTCGGCGGACTGCTCCTCCTCCTTGGCGGGGCCGTCGTCGTCTTCGGCGTCGGCTCGCGCCTGGGCGCGGTCGAGACGGAACCGCTGCCCACCGCCGGGCTGGTCGCGGGCGTCGCCTTCGGCCTGCTGTGGTTCACCATCGGTGCCCTCGTCGCCTCGCAGACGCTCGGTCTCGGGACGGTCGGCTGGGTGTTGTCGGCTCTCGTCTTAGGGGTGGCCGCGTTCCTCGTGGCGACAGTCACCCGTGAGGACATCGGCTCGACGCTTCCGGCGGGCACCCTCACCGCGTTCGCGGGTCTCGTCTTCCTCACCGACACCATCGGTCCCTCGTGGGTCTGGAACCTCGGCTTCGAGCAGAGCGCGTCGTTCACCGCCGAGTTCGCCGTGCCCGTCCTGACGCTGTTCTGCGCGCTCCTCTCGGGGTGGGCGGCGGCGAAGGCGTACGGCGGGTTCGGTGCCCGTGGCCGACACACGGGCGCGTACCTGCTCGTGTATCTGAACGCCATCTCCATCGTCGGCGTCCTCTTCGTCCTGCTCGCGTTCACTATCGTGAAGGGACTGCCGGGGCTGGTCGGCGGCTTCGCGGTCGGTCCCGGTGTCGGCCCGGAATCGACGGTCGTCCTCTTCGGCCAGCAGCTGTCGTTCACGTGGCCCGTCTATCTGCCGTTCGTCATGAACGGCGTCGGGCTGACGAACGAGTTCAACGGGGTCCTGCCCGCCATCGTCGGGACAATCTGGCTCGTCGTCGGCGCGGTCCTGTTCGCCGTCCCGCTCGGCATCGGTGCGGCCGTCTTCCTGACGGAGTACGCCGAACGCGGCCGGTTCACGCAGGTCGTCGAGGTGGCGACGAACGGGCTGTGGAGCACCCCCAGCATCGTCTTCGGGCTGTTCGGCTTCGCGTTCCTCATCCCGCGGTTCGGCAACGGGAAGTCGCTGCTCTCGGGGATGATCACGCTCGGCTTCATGCTCCTGCCGCTCGTGGTCATCACGAGTCGGGAGGCGATGCTCGCCGTCCCCGACGAGTACCGGGATGCGAGTGCCGCGCTCGGCGTCTCGAAGTGGCAGACCATCCGGAGCGTCGTGCTCCCCGCGGCACTCCCCGGCGTCGTCACGGGCATCATCCTCGGCGTCGGCCGCATCGCCGGCGAGACCGCCCCGATTCTGCTGGTGATGGCCGGTGGGGTCTTCGTTCCCGGGAATCAGACCGCCGACGTCGTCGGCGGCTTCCAGTTCACCGGCAGCCCCCCCTTCGTGGCGAACCCGGTCTTACTCGAAGCGACCTCGGCGTTACCCTACCAGCTCTACGCACTCATCACGGCTGGTGTCGGTGCGTCCGGCAACATCGCCAACCCTGACGAGTTCAAGTGGGCGACGGCACTCGTGTTGCTCGTCGTCGTCCTCTCGTTCTACGCGGTCGGCATCGGCGCGCGATACTACTTCAGGAGGAAACTCAACCAATGA
- the pstC gene encoding phosphate ABC transporter permease subunit PstC: MVQSTNQTDTESDPVQRLVGRARDVVDDEDPAALVVGTVMSVALLAAFLGFLTVSSYTVLPFALFVVTAGYGWLRHQELTAKILALSMTVSTILILLLITVFIFIEAVPVFQYESVTVLGIELPAVRMFVETRWNAVSSPVRYSMVPMIHGTVMVTLIATAVAAPLGVSAALFLSEIAPATVRELVKPGVEILAGIPSIVYGFIGFTILSPWASDQFDILGQGTYLFVGIVVGLMALPTVVSVAEDALSSVPESMKSGSLAMGTTDWQTMTSITLPAAFSGVSAAVLLGVGRAIGETMAATVMLRGVPRLTEPLYNAFYGQETLTSLIARNYGEADGLQLSALFAAGVILFVTVLFLSVGSQYIEARMRSKLGGEH, from the coding sequence ATGGTTCAGTCTACAAACCAAACCGATACGGAGTCTGACCCCGTCCAGCGACTCGTCGGCCGTGCCCGAGACGTCGTCGACGACGAGGACCCCGCCGCGCTCGTCGTCGGCACCGTCATGTCCGTGGCACTGCTGGCCGCGTTCCTCGGCTTCCTCACCGTCTCGTCGTACACGGTGCTTCCGTTCGCACTCTTCGTCGTCACTGCGGGATACGGCTGGCTCCGGCATCAGGAACTGACCGCGAAGATACTCGCCCTCTCGATGACTGTGTCGACGATCCTGATCCTCCTCCTGATCACTGTCTTCATCTTCATCGAGGCGGTGCCGGTCTTCCAGTACGAGAGTGTCACGGTGCTCGGCATCGAGCTTCCGGCCGTCCGGATGTTCGTCGAGACGCGGTGGAACGCCGTCTCCTCGCCCGTGCGCTACTCGATGGTCCCGATGATCCACGGGACGGTGATGGTGACGCTCATCGCGACCGCCGTCGCCGCACCGCTCGGCGTCTCGGCCGCGCTCTTCCTCTCGGAGATCGCGCCCGCGACGGTCCGTGAGCTGGTCAAGCCGGGCGTCGAGATTCTCGCCGGGATCCCGTCGATCGTCTACGGCTTCATCGGCTTTACCATCCTCAGTCCGTGGGCTTCCGACCAGTTCGACATCCTCGGACAGGGGACGTATCTGTTCGTCGGCATCGTCGTCGGCCTGATGGCGTTGCCGACGGTCGTCTCCGTCGCCGAGGACGCCCTGTCGAGCGTGCCCGAGTCGATGAAAAGCGGCTCGCTCGCGATGGGGACGACCGACTGGCAGACGATGACGTCGATCACCCTTCCGGCCGCGTTCTCGGGTGTCTCCGCCGCCGTGCTCCTCGGCGTCGGCCGCGCCATCGGCGAGACGATGGCGGCGACGGTGATGCTCCGGGGGGTCCCCCGGCTCACCGAACCGCTGTACAACGCCTTCTACGGGCAGGAGACGCTCACGTCGCTCATCGCGCGGAACTACGGGGAGGCGGACGGCCTGCAGCTCAGCGCGCTGTTCGCCGCCGGTGTCATCCTGTTCGTGACGGTCCTCTTCCTCTCGGTCGGCTCACAGTATATCGAGGCGCGGATGCGGAGCAAACTGGGAGGTGAGCACTGA